GGTAGCCTGTTTCGTCACTCTTGCCATCAGCATCGCTGTAAGCGTAAGTATCGTAATTTTCGGCTTCGACCGTTCCCGGGATTTCAATCGCGCCCTTGAACGGCTTGACTTCAATCGGTTCACCAGAAACTTCAAGTTCGAGAGCCATAAATTCAATGGTATACGTGCCATCGGAATTCGGCTTGACTTCTTTGCCCTTCTGGCTCACGGTCTTGCCCTGGGCACCCTGAATCTTGACGCGCAGCGGCACGCTCTTGGGCATGTGCGCATGCGGAGAAGTCCACTTGACCGTAAACCCGGTCGAAGTGTTCGTCGAGGTCGCCTTATCGATAGTGAAGTGTGCGCGCAAGTAAGCGCCCACCGTCGAGAAACTTGCCACCCACAGATTCTTCTGCACGGCATATTCAATCAGCGTCTTGATGTCGGCTGCAGAAATAATATCCCAGTTGGCAGCGACACCATGGTTCAGCTGCACATGCCACTTGCTACCGCTGGCCGCCTGGTCCAGGCTTCCTTTAAAGCCGTTGACCGTACTGCCGTTTCCTTGCCAGTAATGAGAATCAATCTGCATCCAATCCGGTTCGGTGTCCCAGCTCGTAAGGCCGCCACCACCGCAACCGCGGCTAATAAAATGTTCCTGGTTAATCGCATTCTTGACCGTCGCGTTCTGGGCACAATACGGCGTCGCCAAAGAGGTCGCTTCAAGGCCCATGCTACGCAACTTCTGGGCAGCCCCGCTAATTTCAGAACCCGGGTTGCCTTCCTTGGTCAAATCCTTATGGTTCATCGTATGGTTGCCGATTTCGTGACCCTTCTTCGCATAATTCAAGTGCGGCTGCGAATTGGTCGAAAAGTCCATCGTGTTCGTGCAGACAAAGAACGTCACCGACACATCGGGCATATTGTCCAAGAAGGTCAGGTTCGTTGTCTGCGAATGCAAACCGTCGTCAAAGGTGAAAGTGGCGGCCCCTGGGTGACCGTTCCAAGG
This sequence is a window from uncultured Fibrobacter sp.. Protein-coding genes within it:
- a CDS encoding carbohydrate-binding protein — translated: MECLKISLGVAVSLAAIAAFAGPITTVPWNGHPGAATFTFDDGLHSQTTNLTFLDNMPDVSVTFFVCTNTMDFSTNSQPHLNYAKKGHEIGNHTMNHKDLTKEGNPGSEISGAAQKLRSMGLEATSLATPYCAQNATVKNAINQEHFISRGCGGGGLTSWDTEPDWMQIDSHYWQGNGSTVNGFKGSLDQAASGSKWHVQLNHGVAANWDIISAADIKTLIEYAVQKNLWVASFSTVGAYLRAHFTIDKATSTNTSTGFTVKWTSPHAHMPKSVPLRVKIQGAQGKTVSQKGKEVKPNSDGTYTIEFMALELEVSGEPIEVKPFKGAIEIPGTVEAENYDTYAYSDADGKSDETGYRSDDAGIVKAGDGYALGYTTADDYFEYTLDVKAAGKYKVVINGATGNSTASSVTVSVGDKKVQTEIPSQGDWNTYSEVEAGELELAAGKQTLRLTINTDYVNVDWIKFVSATATESSSSETPESSSSSTTGLLQNVVFAAGPAMVRCQVFDMNGKLIKSANVMASSTSEAWNSMKAGLRDGAYMMRVGDRGVFQVRK